From one Streptomyces sp. Q6 genomic stretch:
- a CDS encoding arylamine N-acetyltransferase family protein: protein MNHEPLDRPRTDAYLTRIGAARPAAPTGAALRALHLAHLRTVPFENLSVHLGEEVPLDTDALVAKLVDRRRGGFCYELNGAFAALLGALGYEVTLMQARVAGKDGRFGIPYDHLALRVRAEDGSSWLADIGFGTHTHFPLAYEERGEQRDPGGVFRIEDAADGDLLVLRDGDPQYLLDPRPRALRDFEAGAWYHRTSPASHFTQSLVCSLLTEDGRVTLSGHTLTTTTGTDRARTELPTDAAVLAAYDQHFGIVLDRIPAEPNTAEG from the coding sequence ATGAACCACGAACCGCTGGACCGGCCCCGTACCGACGCCTACCTGACCCGGATCGGCGCGGCGCGACCGGCCGCGCCGACCGGCGCGGCGCTGCGCGCCCTGCATCTCGCGCATCTGCGGACCGTTCCGTTCGAGAACCTGTCGGTCCATCTGGGCGAGGAGGTACCGCTCGACACCGACGCCCTCGTCGCGAAGCTCGTGGACCGGCGGCGCGGTGGCTTCTGCTACGAACTCAACGGAGCGTTCGCCGCGCTGCTCGGCGCTCTCGGGTACGAGGTGACGCTGATGCAGGCGCGGGTCGCCGGCAAGGACGGCCGGTTCGGGATCCCGTACGACCATCTGGCGTTGCGGGTCCGTGCCGAGGACGGCTCGTCGTGGCTGGCCGACATCGGGTTCGGCACGCACACCCACTTCCCGCTGGCGTACGAGGAGCGGGGCGAGCAGCGGGACCCGGGCGGTGTCTTCCGCATCGAGGACGCCGCCGACGGGGATCTGCTGGTGCTGCGCGACGGCGATCCGCAGTACCTGCTCGACCCGCGCCCGCGCGCGCTGCGGGACTTCGAGGCGGGGGCCTGGTACCACCGCACCTCGCCCGCCTCGCACTTCACACAGTCCCTGGTCTGTTCATTGCTCACGGAGGACGGCCGGGTGACCCTGAGCGGTCATACGCTCACGACGACGACCGGCACGGACCGCGCGCGGACCGAGCTGCCCACCGACGCCGCCGTCCTCGCCGCCTACGACCAGCACTTCGGCATCGTGCTCGACCGGATTCCGGCCGAACCGAATACCGCCGAGGGCTGA
- a CDS encoding cytochrome P450: protein MTSSPEVPAAEVPYRIDPAGGCPHAVNARLRERGSVAPVVLPGDVPGMLVLGHDTLKEFLAHPDVAKDARHFTALTEGRIPDGWPLRTFATVRGMTTADGDDHRRLRSLVGRAFTVRRVEALRRRVEQLTDELLDGVAEEAAAQGVVELRKRFALPLPMRVICELFGVDEEFRARLHHLSSQVVSTRTRPEDAVAANREMVAVLAQVAAAREREPGDDLTSALLAAREADGDRLAQEELIGTLILFVIAGHETTLNLITNAVRALCAHRDQLALVRAGRASWSDVVEETLRWDSPVSYFPFRYPTRDLTVDGTLIPKGTPVLAGYSGAGRDTAAHGPDADRFDVLRPARRPHLSLGHGAHYCLGAPLARLEATVALERLFTRFPDLALAVPDEELPAHAGFVGNSVRELPVRPGPDAGHR from the coding sequence TTGACGTCGTCCCCCGAAGTACCCGCCGCCGAGGTGCCGTACCGCATCGACCCGGCGGGCGGCTGTCCGCACGCGGTGAACGCGCGGCTGAGGGAGCGCGGCTCCGTCGCGCCCGTCGTGCTGCCCGGTGACGTGCCGGGCATGCTCGTCCTCGGGCACGACACGCTCAAGGAGTTCCTGGCGCACCCCGATGTCGCCAAGGACGCCCGGCACTTCACGGCGCTCACCGAGGGCCGGATACCGGACGGCTGGCCGCTGCGGACGTTCGCGACGGTGCGCGGGATGACGACGGCCGACGGCGACGACCACCGGCGGCTGCGGTCGCTGGTCGGCCGCGCGTTCACGGTGCGCCGCGTCGAGGCGCTGCGGCGGCGCGTCGAGCAGCTCACGGACGAGCTGCTCGACGGTGTCGCCGAGGAGGCGGCGGCCCAGGGCGTGGTGGAGCTGCGCAAGCGGTTCGCGCTGCCGTTGCCGATGCGGGTGATCTGTGAACTCTTCGGGGTGGACGAGGAGTTCAGGGCCCGGCTGCACCATCTGTCGAGCCAGGTCGTGTCCACCCGGACGCGGCCCGAGGACGCGGTCGCCGCCAACCGGGAGATGGTGGCGGTGCTCGCGCAGGTGGCCGCCGCGCGGGAGCGGGAGCCGGGCGACGATCTGACCAGCGCGCTGCTCGCCGCACGGGAGGCGGACGGGGACCGGCTCGCGCAGGAGGAGTTGATCGGCACGCTCATCCTGTTCGTCATCGCCGGTCACGAGACGACGCTGAACCTGATCACGAACGCGGTGCGGGCCCTGTGCGCGCACCGCGACCAACTCGCGCTGGTGCGCGCGGGCCGGGCGTCCTGGTCGGACGTGGTGGAGGAGACGCTGCGCTGGGACAGCCCGGTGAGCTACTTCCCGTTCCGCTACCCGACGCGCGATCTGACGGTGGACGGCACGCTGATACCGAAGGGCACACCGGTGCTCGCCGGCTACTCGGGGGCGGGCCGCGACACGGCGGCGCACGGCCCGGACGCCGACCGGTTCGACGTGCTGCGGCCCGCGCGGCGGCCGCATCTGTCCCTCGGGCACGGCGCGCACTACTGCCTGGGCGCGCCGCTGGCCCGCCTGGAGGCGACCGTCGCCCTGGAGCGCCTGTTCACCCGCTTCCCGGACCTCGCTCTCGCCGTCCCGGACGAGGAGCTGCCCGCGCACGCCGGGTTCGTCGGCAACAGCGTGCGGGAGCTGCCGGTGCGGCCGGGGCCCGACGCGGGGCATCGGTGA
- a CDS encoding MgtC/SapB family protein → MSSLAGPLFDPAAGQGAGRLAELGLALVLSTLIGAERAVRQKSEGLRTHTLVGVGSALFREVSQHSFTSVLGLDGVSFAPSRVAAQIVSGIGFIGGGLIFVRRDAVRGLTTAATVWLTCAIGMACGGGLPLLAFAATACPFLVVRGYPWPTRRGPALTVERRSGLHLAYRVGSSVLTRVLEECTGRGSRVVEVRTDRTDGEAEPGRPGTMAVGMEIEGMADVPELVAVLAESDGVLDVASMVASADD, encoded by the coding sequence GTGTCGTCGCTCGCAGGACCGCTGTTCGACCCCGCGGCGGGCCAAGGCGCCGGGCGACTGGCCGAGTTGGGTCTCGCCCTGGTCCTGTCCACCCTGATCGGCGCGGAGCGCGCGGTCCGGCAGAAGAGCGAGGGACTGCGCACGCACACCCTGGTCGGGGTCGGCAGCGCCCTGTTCAGGGAGGTCTCGCAGCACAGCTTCACCTCCGTACTCGGTCTGGACGGCGTCTCGTTCGCCCCGTCGCGCGTCGCCGCGCAGATCGTCTCCGGCATCGGGTTCATCGGCGGCGGCCTCATCTTCGTCCGCAGGGACGCCGTCCGCGGCCTGACCACCGCCGCCACCGTCTGGCTGACCTGCGCCATAGGAATGGCCTGCGGCGGCGGCCTTCCGCTCCTGGCGTTCGCCGCGACCGCCTGCCCTTTCCTCGTCGTGCGCGGCTACCCCTGGCCGACCCGCCGCGGCCCGGCCCTGACCGTCGAACGGCGCTCGGGGCTCCATCTCGCCTACCGCGTCGGCAGCAGCGTCCTGACCCGCGTCCTGGAGGAGTGCACCGGCCGAGGCTCCCGCGTCGTCGAGGTGCGCACCGACCGGACGGACGGGGAGGCGGAGCCCGGCAGACCCGGCACGATGGCCGTCGGCATGGAGATCGAGGGCATGGCCGACGTGCCCGAACTCGTCGCCGTACTGGCCGAGTCGGACGGCGTACTGGATGTGGCGTCGATGGTGGCGTCCGCGGACGACTAG
- a CDS encoding erythromycin esterase family protein → MAIDLKETVRPADGTAVLDLFDERPRLLALGEPTHREETLLDLRNDLFRYLVEQEGYRTIALESDCLKGLLVDEYVTSGAGDLDEVVREGISHEWGDLAGNRELVRWMRAYNTDRPASEQVGFAGFDGPLEITAAASPRQALTALHGYLATHVDADLLPCTRDTLDDLLGADDRWTEPAAMTDPARSFGRSPEATRLRLLADDLAELLDEQEPYLLAATSRPAWDRATLSARTATGLLRYHHWMADTTSARLPRLLGVRDRMMAHNLLALARRGPTLVYAHNSHLQREKSAMRMGGDPLEWWSAGALAHARLGREYAFVATALGTIRHQGVDIPPADTLEGLLYALPEDPCVVDARRLSSILGDTRPAQRVSPWFGYAPFDPAHLSDSDGLVFVRDLRDTSAG, encoded by the coding sequence ATGGCTATCGACCTCAAGGAGACCGTCCGTCCCGCCGACGGCACCGCCGTCCTGGACCTGTTCGACGAGCGGCCGCGGCTGCTCGCCCTGGGCGAGCCCACGCACCGCGAGGAGACACTCCTCGACCTGCGCAACGACCTGTTCCGGTACCTCGTCGAGCAGGAGGGGTACCGCACGATCGCGCTCGAGAGCGACTGCCTGAAGGGGCTGCTCGTGGACGAGTACGTCACCTCGGGCGCGGGTGACCTCGACGAGGTCGTGCGCGAGGGCATCAGTCACGAGTGGGGCGACCTGGCGGGCAACCGTGAACTGGTGCGCTGGATGCGCGCGTACAACACGGACCGGCCCGCGTCCGAGCAGGTCGGGTTCGCCGGGTTCGACGGCCCGCTGGAGATCACGGCGGCCGCGAGTCCTCGACAGGCGCTGACCGCGCTCCACGGATACCTCGCGACGCACGTCGACGCGGACCTGCTTCCCTGCACGCGCGACACCCTCGACGACCTGCTCGGCGCCGACGACCGGTGGACCGAGCCCGCCGCGATGACGGACCCGGCCCGCTCCTTCGGCCGGTCCCCCGAGGCCACCCGGCTGCGGCTGCTCGCCGACGACCTGGCGGAGCTCCTCGACGAGCAGGAGCCGTACCTGCTCGCGGCGACGTCGCGGCCGGCCTGGGACCGGGCGACCCTCTCCGCGCGCACCGCGACCGGCCTGCTGCGCTACCACCACTGGATGGCCGACACGACGTCAGCCCGCCTGCCGCGCCTCCTCGGCGTACGGGACCGGATGATGGCCCACAACCTCCTCGCTCTCGCGCGGCGCGGGCCGACACTCGTGTACGCGCACAACTCCCACCTCCAGCGCGAGAAGAGCGCGATGCGGATGGGCGGGGACCCCCTGGAGTGGTGGAGCGCGGGAGCGCTGGCGCACGCCCGGCTCGGACGGGAGTACGCGTTCGTCGCCACCGCCCTCGGCACGATCCGCCACCAGGGCGTGGACATCCCCCCGGCGGACACCCTCGAAGGACTCCTGTACGCGCTCCCCGAGGACCCCTGCGTCGTCGATGCCCGACGGCTGTCGAGCATCCTCGGAGACACGCGTCCCGCGCAGCGCGTCTCCCCCTGGTTCGGTTACGCGCCGTTCGACCCGGCGCACCTGTCGGACAGTGACGGCCTCGTGTTCGTCCGGGACCTGCGCGACACGTCCGCGGGCTAG
- a CDS encoding TioE family transcriptional regulator: protein MGENLQTGERLRPIDLARGHGLSTQAVRNYEEAGILPAATRSAHGYRAYTPLHARALRTFLALAPGHGHRTATAIMRAVNEGATDEALRLVDESHVQLLDDRRTLQAVERALRDLEPADAPEPDGVTFIGPLAHRLGIRPATLRKWEGAGLLRPRRDPDTGYRVYDPADVRDARLVRQLRRGGHPLEQIGPLLDQVRTAGGLEPLEGALRDWHRRLSARGRAMLGGAAELEAYLRARE, encoded by the coding sequence ATGGGCGAGAACCTTCAAACGGGGGAGCGGCTGAGGCCGATCGATCTGGCGCGCGGGCACGGTCTGTCCACGCAGGCGGTCAGGAACTACGAAGAGGCCGGCATCCTCCCCGCGGCCACCCGGTCCGCCCATGGCTACCGCGCCTACACGCCGCTGCACGCGCGGGCCCTGCGCACGTTCCTCGCCCTGGCGCCCGGCCACGGACACCGGACGGCGACCGCGATCATGCGGGCGGTGAACGAGGGCGCCACCGACGAGGCGCTGCGCCTCGTCGACGAGAGCCATGTCCAGCTCCTCGACGACCGGCGCACGCTTCAGGCCGTGGAGCGCGCGCTGCGCGACCTGGAACCCGCGGATGCGCCGGAACCCGACGGCGTCACGTTCATCGGACCCCTCGCGCACCGGCTCGGCATCCGGCCCGCGACGCTGCGCAAATGGGAGGGCGCCGGCCTGCTGCGCCCGCGCCGCGACCCGGACACCGGATACCGCGTCTACGATCCGGCCGACGTGCGGGACGCCCGCCTGGTCCGTCAACTCCGGCGCGGCGGCCACCCGTTGGAGCAGATCGGGCCCCTGCTGGACCAGGTACGGACGGCCGGCGGCCTCGAACCCCTGGAGGGCGCCCTGCGCGACTGGCACCGGCGGCTGTCCGCGCGCGGACGGGCGATGCTCGGCGGGGCGGCGGAACTGGAGGCGTACCTGCGCGCGCGGGAGTGA
- a CDS encoding cytochrome P450: MAQVTQSAASALPRGFRSAEQGWPRLDRIPHPPRRVPLIGDVVGTHVRTPIQDSMRIAAGLGPIFRRRAFGKEIVFVGGAELAAELADESRFAKHVGLGVANLRPVAGDGLFTAYNHEPNWQLAHDVLAPGFGREAMAGYHPLMLDVAGQLTGAWDASAAAGRAVDVPGDMTKLTLETIARTGFGHDFGSFERDFATEGPHPFVTAMVGALTYAQRLNVVPPLLSSVLLRGAQRRNAADRAFLNRTVDEVVAARRAAGGGPGDLLDRMLEVAHPETGERLTPENIRRQVITFLVAGHETTSGALSFALHYLAQDPAVLAQAREEVDRVWAGVEVPAYEQVAKLRYLRRVLDESLRLWPTAPAFAREAVADTTLGGVHPMRRGAWALVLTSVLHRDRAVWGEDPESFDPDRFAPQAVRGRPAHVFKPFGTGARACIGRQFALHEATLVLGLLVRRYDIAPEPDYRLKVTERLTLMPHGLRLRLTRR, translated from the coding sequence ATGGCGCAGGTGACGCAGTCGGCGGCGAGCGCGCTGCCCCGGGGCTTTCGCAGCGCCGAGCAGGGCTGGCCGCGCCTGGACCGGATACCGCATCCGCCGCGCCGCGTGCCGCTGATCGGCGACGTGGTGGGCACCCATGTACGCACGCCGATCCAGGACTCGATGCGGATCGCCGCCGGCCTCGGGCCGATCTTCCGGCGCCGGGCGTTCGGCAAGGAGATCGTGTTCGTCGGGGGCGCCGAGCTGGCCGCCGAGCTCGCGGACGAGTCCCGGTTCGCCAAGCATGTCGGCCTGGGGGTCGCGAACCTGCGCCCGGTGGCGGGCGACGGCCTGTTCACGGCGTACAACCACGAGCCCAACTGGCAGCTGGCGCACGACGTTCTGGCGCCGGGCTTCGGCCGGGAGGCGATGGCGGGCTACCACCCGCTGATGCTGGACGTGGCCGGACAGCTGACCGGCGCGTGGGACGCGAGCGCGGCGGCGGGACGGGCCGTGGACGTGCCCGGGGACATGACGAAGCTGACGCTGGAGACGATCGCGCGGACCGGGTTCGGGCACGACTTCGGGTCGTTCGAGCGGGACTTCGCCACCGAGGGGCCGCATCCGTTCGTGACGGCGATGGTCGGCGCCCTGACGTACGCGCAGCGCCTGAACGTGGTGCCGCCGCTCCTGTCCTCGGTGCTGCTGCGCGGCGCGCAGCGGCGCAACGCCGCGGATCGCGCGTTCCTGAACCGTACGGTCGACGAGGTCGTCGCCGCCCGGCGTGCGGCGGGCGGCGGCCCGGGTGATCTGCTCGACCGGATGCTGGAGGTCGCGCACCCGGAGACGGGCGAGCGGCTGACGCCGGAGAACATCCGGCGTCAGGTGATCACGTTCCTGGTGGCGGGGCACGAGACGACGTCGGGGGCGCTGTCGTTCGCGCTGCACTACCTCGCGCAGGACCCGGCGGTGCTCGCCCAGGCCCGCGAGGAGGTCGACCGGGTCTGGGCCGGGGTGGAGGTGCCCGCGTACGAGCAGGTGGCCAAGTTGCGTTACCTGCGGCGGGTCCTTGACGAGTCGCTGCGGCTGTGGCCGACGGCTCCGGCGTTCGCGCGGGAGGCGGTCGCCGACACGACGCTGGGCGGGGTGCATCCGATGCGGCGGGGCGCGTGGGCGCTGGTCCTGACATCGGTGCTGCACCGCGACCGGGCCGTGTGGGGCGAGGACCCCGAGTCCTTCGACCCGGACCGTTTCGCGCCGCAGGCGGTGCGGGGCCGCCCGGCCCATGTGTTCAAGCCGTTCGGCACGGGCGCGCGCGCCTGCATAGGCCGGCAGTTCGCCCTGCACGAGGCCACGCTGGTGCTCGGACTGCTGGTGCGCCGCTACGACATCGCCCCGGAGCCCGACTACCGCCTGAAGGTCACGGAGCGGCTGACGTTGATGCCGCACGGGTTGCGTCTGCGGCTGACGCGGAGGTGA
- a CDS encoding TetR/AcrR family transcriptional regulator translates to MSGERTRRRLSTQERREQLLSVGAKLFAEDPYGDVWIEQVAEIAGVSRGLLYHYFPTKRDFFAAVVQRESARMLRLTAAVPGVPVREQLGAGLDTFLEYVATHAQGFRAFHRAESAGDPAVRTVYREGLAAHEEQILAALAADPRMADRLPEPAALRLAVRGWLAFLVAVCLDWLDAPELSRAQVRDLCARALLGALDA, encoded by the coding sequence ATGAGTGGCGAGCGGACGCGGCGCAGGCTGAGCACGCAGGAGCGGCGGGAGCAACTCCTGTCCGTGGGCGCCAAGTTGTTCGCCGAGGATCCGTACGGTGACGTCTGGATCGAGCAGGTCGCCGAGATCGCCGGCGTCTCGCGCGGCCTGCTCTACCACTACTTCCCGACCAAGCGGGACTTCTTCGCGGCCGTCGTCCAGCGGGAGAGCGCCCGGATGCTGCGGCTGACCGCCGCCGTGCCCGGCGTCCCCGTGCGGGAGCAGCTCGGCGCGGGCCTCGACACCTTCCTGGAGTACGTCGCCACGCACGCGCAGGGCTTCCGTGCCTTCCACCGCGCCGAATCCGCGGGCGACCCGGCCGTACGCACCGTCTACCGGGAGGGCCTCGCCGCGCACGAGGAGCAGATCCTGGCCGCGCTCGCCGCCGATCCGCGGATGGCGGACCGCCTCCCGGAGCCCGCGGCGCTGCGGCTCGCGGTGCGCGGCTGGCTCGCCTTCCTCGTCGCCGTATGCCTGGACTGGCTCGACGCGCCGGAGCTGAGCCGCGCCCAGGTGCGGGACCTGTGCGCGCGGGCCCTGCTCGGGGCGCTCGACGCCTGA
- a CDS encoding MarR family winged helix-turn-helix transcriptional regulator, producing MSGTQGPAAAEPPTERIAADLATVVGRLSRRLRTASPDSLLTPTQRTVLARLGMEGPSTTAALARSEYVRPQSMRLTLGALEEQGFVTRSPDPNDGRQSVVAITDSGRATLDAVRAAKHGWLTQALDAELDPAERRTLAEATALLERLVRK from the coding sequence ATGTCAGGAACGCAGGGACCAGCGGCCGCCGAGCCGCCCACCGAGCGGATCGCCGCCGACCTCGCCACCGTCGTCGGACGTCTCTCGCGCCGGCTGCGCACCGCGTCGCCGGACAGCCTCCTCACGCCGACGCAGCGCACCGTCCTGGCCCGGCTCGGCATGGAAGGGCCCTCGACCACGGCCGCCCTCGCCCGCTCCGAGTACGTCCGCCCGCAGTCCATGCGGCTCACGCTCGGCGCGCTGGAGGAGCAGGGCTTCGTGACCCGCTCCCCGGACCCGAACGACGGGCGGCAGTCCGTCGTGGCGATCACCGACAGCGGCCGAGCCACCCTGGACGCGGTCCGCGCCGCCAAGCACGGCTGGCTCACCCAGGCCCTCGACGCGGAACTCGACCCGGCCGAGCGCCGCACGCTCGCCGAGGCGACCGCGCTCCTGGAACGCCTGGTGCGGAAGTGA
- a CDS encoding MFS transporter, with protein sequence MSGDAGDTATAAVPAATAPATDTGFGARLTAPLLLGSVLNPLNTTMISTALVAIGHHFGIGAADTAWLISVLYLASAVAQPVLGKLADALGPRRVFLAGLVVVCASGLVGAFAPSFGWLIVSRLLLGVGTSAAYPAAMAVLRDEGRRVGRRPPRPVMARLSFAALGSAAIGPTLGGLLVTFVGWRGIFAVNVPVSVVAFVCALVWIPADPPRGTSAAPAPKLSLDPLGIGLFATALTFLVFFLLDLAHPLWWLLAPFALLTGVLVWWQLRCGTPFIDVRMLAGNGPLARTYLRHGLSYLLIYCVMYGYTQWLEEARGYSSGHTGLLMLPMSVAALVCSLLGARTKGIRAPLTVACVLLSIGAGVLAFVSDDTPLAVLLLAGACFGIPQGLIGTSNQAAVQEYAPAADIGAAAGLQRTAQYIGAITASSLIALAYGQRADDAGLHLMAGASAVLGVLLVVLTVTDRALRRTAR encoded by the coding sequence GTGAGCGGTGACGCGGGCGACACAGCGACCGCGGCCGTTCCCGCCGCGACCGCCCCAGCGACGGACACCGGCTTCGGCGCCCGGCTGACGGCCCCGCTCCTGCTCGGCTCCGTGCTCAACCCGCTCAACACCACGATGATCTCCACCGCCCTGGTGGCGATCGGGCACCACTTCGGGATCGGCGCCGCCGACACGGCCTGGCTGATCTCCGTCCTCTATCTCGCCAGCGCCGTCGCCCAGCCCGTCCTCGGCAAGCTCGCCGACGCGCTGGGCCCGCGCCGCGTCTTCCTCGCGGGCCTCGTCGTGGTGTGCGCCTCCGGCCTGGTCGGAGCGTTCGCCCCGTCCTTCGGCTGGCTCATCGTGTCCCGGCTGCTGCTCGGCGTCGGCACCTCCGCCGCCTACCCGGCCGCGATGGCCGTCCTGCGCGACGAGGGTCGCCGCGTGGGCCGCCGCCCACCGCGCCCCGTCATGGCTCGGCTCTCCTTCGCCGCGCTCGGCAGCGCCGCGATCGGACCGACGCTCGGCGGCCTGCTCGTCACCTTCGTCGGCTGGCGCGGCATCTTCGCGGTCAACGTCCCCGTGTCCGTCGTCGCGTTCGTCTGCGCCCTGGTTTGGATCCCCGCCGATCCGCCGCGCGGGACGAGCGCCGCACCGGCCCCGAAGCTCTCCCTCGACCCCCTCGGCATCGGCCTCTTCGCCACGGCCCTGACCTTCCTGGTCTTCTTCCTCCTCGACCTCGCCCACCCCCTGTGGTGGCTCCTCGCGCCGTTCGCCCTGCTCACGGGCGTCCTGGTCTGGTGGCAACTGCGGTGCGGGACCCCGTTCATCGACGTCCGGATGCTCGCCGGGAACGGCCCGCTGGCCCGCACCTACCTCCGCCACGGACTGAGCTACCTGCTCATCTACTGCGTCATGTACGGCTACACGCAATGGCTGGAGGAGGCCCGGGGCTACTCCTCCGGGCACACGGGACTGCTGATGCTGCCCATGTCCGTGGCCGCCCTCGTCTGCTCGCTGCTCGGTGCCCGCACGAAGGGCATCCGCGCCCCGCTGACCGTCGCCTGCGTGCTGCTCTCGATCGGCGCGGGCGTCCTGGCCTTCGTCTCCGACGACACGCCCCTCGCCGTGCTGCTGCTCGCCGGTGCCTGCTTCGGCATCCCGCAGGGCCTCATCGGCACCAGCAACCAGGCCGCCGTCCAGGAGTACGCCCCCGCCGCCGACATCGGCGCCGCCGCGGGGCTCCAGCGCACCGCCCAGTACATAGGCGCCATCACCGCGTCGAGCCTGATCGCCCTCGCCTACGGGCAGCGCGCCGACGACGCGGGCCTGCACCTGATGGCGGGCGCCTCCGCCGTCCTCGGCGTCCTGCTGGTCGTGCTCACCGTGACGGACCGGGCGCTGCGCCGCACCGCCCGCTAG
- a CDS encoding nuclear transport factor 2 family protein, giving the protein METAEAARRFVAVWQAGWARHDVEALVALYAADCVHRSMPFREPHRGRAALAAYLRWSFEDEVPLDVRFGPPVVGSDGVAVAEFRVLAEEGGHASTLAGCVFVRFDADGLAVETRDYWHTADGHQEPQGGLFLEP; this is encoded by the coding sequence ATGGAGACGGCCGAGGCCGCGCGACGGTTCGTCGCTGTGTGGCAGGCGGGTTGGGCCCGCCATGACGTCGAGGCGCTGGTGGCCCTGTACGCCGCGGACTGCGTGCACCGGTCGATGCCGTTCCGCGAGCCGCACCGGGGGCGGGCCGCGCTCGCCGCGTACCTGCGGTGGTCGTTCGAGGACGAGGTGCCCCTCGACGTGCGGTTCGGGCCGCCGGTGGTGGGCTCCGACGGGGTCGCGGTCGCCGAGTTCCGGGTGCTCGCCGAGGAGGGCGGGCACGCCTCGACGCTGGCCGGGTGCGTGTTCGTACGCTTCGACGCCGACGGGCTCGCGGTGGAGACACGGGACTACTGGCACACCGCGGACGGCCATCAGGAGCCGCAGGGCGGGCTGTTCCTGGAGCCCTAG
- a CDS encoding putative protein N(5)-glutamine methyltransferase, translated as MSLSPSPRSTGSSAPLPVDPEPVVAALRAAGCVFAEDEARVLLTTARDTAELAALVERRAAGQPLEHVVGWAEFCGLRITVDPGVFVPRRRTEFLARQALAVTPPDAVVVDLCCGTGAVAAVLAARRPAQLHAADLDPAAVACARRTIGPLGGQVHEGDLYAPLPAHLKGHVDILIANGPYVPSGDVALLPSEARDHERLMALDGGADGLDVLRRVAAGAPEWLAPGGLLFVETGEHQAADAVAAVRAAGLDGRVVEDDELYATIVVARRPRAERGLRTGL; from the coding sequence ATGTCGCTTTCCCCGTCGCCCCGTTCCACCGGATCGTCGGCGCCGCTCCCCGTCGACCCCGAGCCGGTCGTGGCCGCGCTGCGCGCCGCCGGCTGCGTCTTCGCCGAGGACGAGGCCCGCGTCCTCCTCACCACCGCCCGCGACACCGCCGAGCTCGCCGCCCTGGTGGAGCGCCGCGCCGCCGGACAGCCGCTCGAACACGTCGTCGGATGGGCCGAGTTCTGCGGACTGCGGATCACCGTCGACCCCGGCGTCTTCGTGCCGCGCCGGCGCACCGAGTTCCTCGCCCGGCAGGCCCTTGCCGTGACTCCGCCGGACGCCGTCGTCGTCGACCTGTGCTGCGGCACGGGCGCGGTCGCCGCCGTCCTCGCCGCGCGGCGCCCCGCCCAGTTGCACGCGGCGGACCTCGACCCGGCCGCGGTCGCCTGCGCCCGCCGCACCATCGGCCCGCTCGGCGGCCAGGTCCACGAGGGCGACCTGTACGCCCCGCTGCCCGCCCACCTCAAGGGCCACGTCGACATCCTGATCGCCAACGGCCCCTACGTCCCCAGCGGCGACGTCGCCCTGCTGCCGTCCGAGGCCCGCGACCACGAGCGGCTGATGGCCCTCGACGGCGGCGCCGACGGCCTCGACGTCCTGCGCCGCGTCGCCGCGGGCGCGCCCGAGTGGCTCGCACCCGGCGGCCTGCTGTTCGTGGAGACCGGCGAGCACCAGGCGGCCGACGCGGTCGCGGCGGTCCGCGCCGCCGGGCTGGACGGGCGCGTGGTCGAGGACGACGAGCTGTACGCCACCATCGTCGTCGCCCGCCGCCCGCGCGCTGAGAGGGGTCTGCGCACAGGGCTCTGA
- a CDS encoding DUF4230 domain-containing protein, whose protein sequence is MNRRALLLPRWAKAVGVVVVVLVLVFTGLRLLNRLDGVFGTETHDRSGPTLLKSVRDLSRYDAASGNFQVVVDLEKDTKYLPDAVRGTRTLYIGAGTVDAYVDLGKVDPGDVKVNGDRTKATLKLPHAQLGKPALDTDRSYAVSKQRGLLDRLGDLFSDNPNDERAVRKLAARHIGEAAHDSDLTGRAERNTTDMLRGLLRSLGFKEVRVSYAG, encoded by the coding sequence ATGAACCGGAGGGCTCTGCTACTGCCCCGCTGGGCCAAGGCCGTGGGCGTCGTCGTCGTGGTCCTCGTGCTGGTCTTCACCGGTCTGCGCCTGCTGAACCGGCTGGACGGCGTGTTCGGCACGGAGACGCACGACCGATCGGGACCCACACTCCTGAAGTCCGTGCGGGACCTGAGCCGTTACGACGCCGCGTCCGGGAACTTCCAGGTCGTCGTCGACCTGGAGAAGGACACGAAGTACCTGCCGGACGCGGTCCGCGGGACGCGGACGCTGTACATCGGGGCCGGGACGGTCGACGCGTACGTGGACCTCGGCAAGGTCGACCCCGGTGATGTCAAGGTGAACGGCGACCGCACGAAGGCGACGCTGAAGCTGCCGCACGCGCAGCTCGGCAAGCCCGCCCTCGACACGGACCGGTCGTACGCGGTCTCCAAGCAGCGCGGCCTCCTGGACCGCCTCGGCGACCTGTTCTCCGACAACCCGAACGACGAGCGCGCCGTGCGCAAGCTCGCCGCCCGGCACATCGGGGAAGCGGCTCACGACAGCGACCTGACCGGGCGCGCGGAGCGCAACACGACGGACATGCTGCGCGGGCTGCTGCGCTCGCTCGGCTTCAAGGAGGTGCGCGTGTCCTACGCGGGGTGA